A window of Lentibacillus sp. Marseille-P4043 contains these coding sequences:
- a CDS encoding FG-GAP repeat domain-containing protein, producing the protein MKRITLLLLFLSLYFSLPVSAVTETNNQKTILIESYKEDVTGDGQKEEIQLSGILFSTDSGYFHNIWADIKGPQKKQWKINYEGGYKPSLQFKDLNHDGVRDLLFQSDSGGNSDFHFYQINTLKMEKLKKLSLPKSISISGSFQNGFKATLKLDPNKKPIKMDLQNRASEYIRSGIYDEQGKLLNEMKLMIEPISFFEPTFISKSKGYGLKSYQQVSGTSHIDQLGTIEILWYFEDNKWIKLKQKWRSESNN; encoded by the coding sequence ATGAAACGAATTACGCTACTCCTGTTATTTTTATCTCTTTATTTTTCATTACCCGTTTCTGCCGTTACAGAAACAAATAATCAAAAAACAATATTGATTGAATCTTATAAAGAGGATGTTACCGGTGATGGGCAAAAAGAAGAAATTCAATTAAGTGGTATCCTGTTTAGTACGGATAGTGGATATTTCCATAATATATGGGCAGATATTAAAGGGCCGCAAAAAAAGCAATGGAAAATTAACTACGAAGGTGGGTATAAACCATCACTTCAATTTAAAGATTTAAATCATGATGGTGTTCGTGATCTATTGTTTCAAAGTGATTCAGGGGGAAATAGTGATTTTCACTTTTATCAAATTAATACATTAAAAATGGAAAAACTTAAGAAGCTATCATTACCAAAATCAATTTCCATATCAGGGAGTTTTCAAAATGGGTTTAAAGCAACTTTAAAACTTGATCCGAATAAGAAACCGATAAAAATGGACCTTCAGAACCGAGCATCAGAATATATCCGTTCTGGAATTTATGATGAACAAGGAAAATTACTAAATGAAATGAAGCTTATGATTGAACCTATTTCATTCTTTGAACCAACGTTTATTAGTAAAAGTAAAGGATACGGATTAAAAAGTTATCAGCAAGTTAGTGGGACTTCTCATATAGATCAACTTGGCACAATTGAAATATTATGGTATTTCGAGGATAATAAATGGATTAAACTGAAACAAAAATGGCGATCTGAAAGCAACAATTGA
- a CDS encoding rhodanese-like domain-containing protein, translating to MDHINELTPHEVEEVMEKDTNAVIIDVREDEEVAQGMIEHAKHIPLNKIPQAIKDLDKNKHYVLVCRSGGRSMNAALYMDEHGFNVSSMAGGMLEWDGEVIL from the coding sequence ATGGATCATATCAATGAACTAACACCACATGAAGTAGAAGAAGTGATGGAGAAAGATACAAATGCCGTTATTATCGATGTACGGGAGGATGAAGAAGTAGCTCAAGGAATGATTGAACATGCAAAGCACATTCCACTAAATAAGATTCCGCAAGCGATTAAAGATTTAGATAAAAATAAACATTATGTTCTTGTATGCAGATCTGGAGGAAGAAGTATGAATGCCGCCTTATATATGGATGAACATGGATTTAATGTGTCTAGTATGGCTGGTGGAATGTTAGAGTGGGATGGAGAAGTTATTCTATAA